A genomic window from Tolypothrix sp. PCC 7910 includes:
- the rpsH gene encoding 30S ribosomal protein S8, whose translation MAANDTIADMLTRIRNANLARHQTTLVPATKLTRSIAKVLRDEGFIAEFEESGEGVKRNLVISLKYKGKNRQPLITALKRVSKPGLRVYSNRKDLPRVLGGIGIAIISTSSGIMTDREARRQNLGGEVLCYVW comes from the coding sequence ATGGCGGCTAACGACACAATTGCAGATATGCTGACGCGCATCCGCAATGCCAACTTGGCGAGGCATCAAACTACACTAGTGCCCGCAACAAAACTCACCCGTAGTATTGCCAAAGTACTACGTGATGAAGGCTTTATTGCAGAATTTGAAGAATCAGGTGAAGGTGTAAAACGGAACCTGGTGATTTCCTTGAAATACAAGGGTAAAAATCGTCAGCCACTGATTACTGCCCTTAAGCGGGTTAGTAAGCCAGGTTTGCGAGTTTATTCCAATAGAAAAGATTTACCCAGAGTACTGGGCGGTATCGGCATTGCGATTATTTCAACATCCAGTGGAATTATGACAGACCGTGAAGCGCGTCGTCAGAACTTGGGTGGAGAAGTACTGTGCTATGTCTGGTAG
- a CDS encoding 50S ribosomal protein L23, giving the protein MPNFDPRNLADLIRRPIVTEKATILMELNKYTFEVTPQATKPEIKAAIEDLFQVKVVKVNTSNPPRKKKRVGKFIGYKPQYKKAIVTIASGDVEKVRQVLFPEV; this is encoded by the coding sequence GTGCCTAACTTCGACCCCCGCAACCTCGCTGACTTAATACGTCGCCCCATTGTGACAGAAAAGGCGACTATCCTGATGGAGTTAAATAAATACACTTTTGAAGTAACTCCTCAAGCAACTAAACCAGAAATTAAGGCTGCGATCGAAGACTTATTTCAGGTCAAGGTTGTCAAAGTCAATACTTCTAACCCACCACGGAAAAAGAAGCGTGTGGGCAAATTTATTGGTTACAAGCCCCAATATAAGAAAGCGATAGTAACAATCGCATCTGGGGATGTAGAGAAGGTTAGACAAGTTCTATTCCCAGAGGTCTAA
- the rplP gene encoding 50S ribosomal protein L16 — protein MLSPRRTKFRKQQRGRMEGLAHRGSTLNFGDFALQAQEPAWITSRQIEASRRAMTRYIRRGGQIWIRIFPDKPVTMRPAETRMGSGKGNPEFWVAVVKPGRILFEIAGVSEEVAREAMRLAAYKLPIKTKFIVRPQVQEQE, from the coding sequence ATGTTAAGTCCAAGAAGAACTAAATTCCGCAAACAACAGCGCGGACGGATGGAGGGTCTAGCCCACCGTGGTAGCACCCTTAACTTTGGCGATTTCGCGCTCCAAGCACAAGAACCTGCTTGGATTACCTCCAGACAAATCGAGGCTTCTCGTCGAGCCATGACCCGCTACATTCGCCGGGGTGGACAAATCTGGATTCGGATTTTCCCCGATAAACCCGTAACCATGCGTCCAGCTGAAACCCGGATGGGTTCCGGTAAAGGTAACCCAGAGTTTTGGGTAGCTGTAGTTAAACCAGGGCGGATTTTGTTTGAAATCGCTGGGGTTTCCGAAGAAGTTGCCCGCGAAGCCATGCGCTTGGCTGCATACAAGCTGCCAATCAAAACTAAATTTATTGTGCGCCCTCAAGTACAGGAGCAGGAGTAG
- the rplR gene encoding 50S ribosomal protein L18: MKLTRRESKTRRHRRIRGKVQGSPERPRLAIFRSNEHIYAQVIDDTQHHTLVSASTVEPELKSSLASGANRDASVQVGKLIAARSLEKGITKVVFDRGGNLYHGRIQALADAAREAGLDF, from the coding sequence ATGAAGCTTACTCGTAGAGAATCAAAAACACGTCGCCATCGACGTATTCGTGGTAAAGTTCAAGGCTCTCCAGAACGACCACGCTTAGCTATATTTCGCTCTAATGAGCATATTTATGCTCAAGTAATTGATGATACTCAGCATCATACCTTGGTCTCAGCCTCAACTGTAGAACCGGAGTTGAAATCAAGTTTAGCGTCAGGCGCTAACCGTGATGCATCAGTGCAAGTAGGTAAACTAATCGCAGCGCGATCGCTAGAAAAAGGCATCACCAAAGTAGTATTTGATCGCGGTGGTAACCTATACCATGGTCGTATCCAAGCACTGGCTGATGCAGCACGTGAAGCTGGTTTAGATTTCTAA
- the rplF gene encoding 50S ribosomal protein L6: MSRIGKRPITIPAKVQVAIDGTKVVVKGPKGELSRELPAHVSVSQEGETLLVTRRDETRTSRQMHGLSRTLVANMVEGVSQGFQRRLEIQGVGYRAQVQGRNLVLNMGYSHQVQIEPPDGIQFAVEGTTNVIVSGYDKEIVGNTAAKIRAVRPPEPYKGKGIRYAGEVVRRKAGKTGKSGKK; encoded by the coding sequence ATGTCTCGTATTGGTAAACGTCCAATTACTATCCCCGCCAAAGTTCAAGTGGCGATTGATGGCACAAAAGTTGTCGTCAAAGGCCCCAAAGGAGAACTTTCTCGTGAGTTACCTGCTCATGTGTCAGTCTCCCAAGAAGGCGAAACATTATTAGTTACCCGTCGGGATGAAACCCGCACCTCTAGGCAAATGCACGGTTTGAGCCGTACTTTAGTTGCCAACATGGTCGAAGGCGTATCCCAAGGTTTTCAACGTCGCTTAGAAATCCAAGGTGTTGGTTACCGGGCACAAGTCCAAGGTCGTAACCTAGTTTTAAACATGGGTTACAGCCATCAGGTACAAATTGAGCCTCCCGATGGCATTCAGTTTGCTGTGGAAGGGACAACTAACGTTATAGTCAGTGGCTATGACAAGGAAATAGTCGGCAACACAGCAGCAAAAATTCGTGCCGTTCGTCCACCAGAACCATATAAAGGCAAGGGTATTCGCTATGCCGGTGAAGTGGTCAGACGTAAAGCTGGTAAGACTGGTAAGAGTGGTAAGAAGTAA
- the rplX gene encoding 50S ribosomal protein L24 — protein sequence MAKQPQPKVFHKMHVKTGDTVQVIAGKDKGKVGEVIKALPQLSKVIVKGVNIKTKHVKPQQEGESGRIITQEFPIHSSNVMLYSTKQNVASRVCYTFTAEGKKVRKLKKTGEILDK from the coding sequence ATGGCAAAACAGCCACAACCCAAGGTGTTTCATAAAATGCACGTCAAAACTGGCGACACTGTACAAGTAATCGCTGGTAAGGACAAAGGCAAAGTTGGTGAAGTGATCAAAGCACTACCACAACTTAGTAAAGTTATTGTCAAAGGCGTAAATATTAAAACTAAGCACGTGAAGCCCCAACAAGAGGGAGAATCTGGAAGAATTATTACTCAAGAATTCCCGATTCATAGCTCTAACGTGATGCTTTACTCCACTAAGCAAAATGTCGCCAGTCGGGTGTGCTACACCTTCACCGCTGAAGGCAAAAAAGTACGGAAGCTCAAGAAAACTGGCGAGATTTTGGATAAATAA
- the rpsS gene encoding 30S ribosomal protein S19: protein MGRSLKKGPFVADHLLSKIEKLNAKNEKQVIKTWSRASTILPLMVGHTIAVHNGRQHVPVFVNEQMVGHKLGEFAPTRTYRGHGKSDKKSGR from the coding sequence ATGGGTCGTTCTCTTAAAAAAGGTCCTTTCGTAGCCGATCACTTGCTCAGCAAAATTGAAAAGCTGAACGCTAAAAACGAAAAACAAGTTATTAAAACTTGGTCGAGAGCATCGACAATTTTACCCTTGATGGTAGGTCACACCATCGCAGTCCATAACGGACGGCAACACGTCCCCGTTTTTGTCAACGAGCAAATGGTAGGTCATAAATTGGGAGAATTTGCTCCCACACGTACCTACAGGGGTCATGGTAAAAGTGACAAAAAATCAGGGAGATAG
- the rplC gene encoding 50S ribosomal protein L3 codes for MSVGILGTKLGMTQIFDDAGVAIPVTVVQAGPCTVTQVKTKQTDGYAAIQVGFSEVKPKALNKPLLGHLAKSSAPALRHLNEYRTDTASDYALGQEIKADIFSAGQIVDVIGTSIGRGFAGNQKRNNFGRGPMSHGSKNHRAPGSIGAGTTPGRVYPGKRMAGRLGGSRVTIRKLTVVRVDAERNLLLIKGAIPGKPGALVNIVPAKQVG; via the coding sequence GTGTCTGTAGGTATTCTCGGCACCAAGCTGGGCATGACCCAAATCTTTGACGATGCAGGAGTAGCAATTCCTGTCACCGTTGTGCAAGCGGGCCCATGCACTGTTACCCAAGTTAAAACAAAACAAACTGATGGTTACGCTGCCATTCAAGTTGGTTTTAGCGAAGTTAAACCTAAGGCACTAAACAAACCGCTTTTAGGTCACTTAGCAAAATCATCTGCCCCAGCGTTACGTCATTTGAATGAGTATCGTACAGATACTGCTAGCGATTATGCTTTAGGTCAAGAAATTAAAGCAGATATTTTTAGTGCAGGTCAAATTGTAGATGTAATCGGTACAAGTATCGGTCGTGGCTTTGCAGGCAACCAAAAGCGTAACAACTTTGGTCGCGGGCCAATGTCACATGGTTCTAAAAACCATAGAGCACCCGGTTCCATTGGTGCTGGTACAACCCCAGGTCGTGTCTATCCCGGAAAACGGATGGCAGGACGCTTAGGTGGTAGCCGCGTCACAATCCGCAAGTTGACAGTAGTGAGAGTAGATGCAGAGCGCAATTTACTGCTAATCAAAGGAGCTATTCCTGGAAAACCAGGCGCTCTCGTAAATATTGTGCCTGCTAAACAAGTTGGTTAG
- the rplD gene encoding 50S ribosomal protein L4, with protein sequence MVQSIVKNWQGEQVGETSFDLRVAKEETAAHIVHRALVRQQTNARQGTASTKTRSEVRGGGRKPWRQKGTGRARAGSIRSPLWRGGGVIFGPKPRDFDLKMNRKERRLALRTAFVSRLDDLIVVEEFSEQLSRPKTKELVAALARWGAAPEAKTLLILSEIAENINLSARNVENLKVIAANQLNVFDLLHADKIVVTASAIEKIQEVYSA encoded by the coding sequence ATGGTTCAGAGTATAGTTAAAAATTGGCAAGGAGAACAAGTCGGAGAGACTTCGTTTGATTTGCGCGTTGCCAAAGAAGAAACAGCGGCTCATATTGTACATAGAGCCTTAGTTAGACAACAGACTAATGCTCGTCAAGGAACTGCTAGTACAAAAACCCGTTCCGAAGTAAGAGGCGGTGGTCGCAAACCTTGGCGGCAAAAAGGTACAGGTCGCGCTCGTGCAGGGTCAATCCGTTCACCCTTATGGCGTGGTGGTGGTGTAATCTTCGGGCCAAAACCCAGAGATTTTGATTTAAAAATGAACCGCAAAGAGCGGCGCTTGGCACTGCGAACAGCTTTTGTCAGCCGTCTGGACGATTTAATAGTAGTAGAAGAATTTAGCGAACAGCTATCTCGCCCCAAAACCAAAGAATTAGTTGCAGCACTAGCCCGTTGGGGAGCTGCACCAGAAGCGAAAACACTTTTAATTTTGTCTGAAATTGCGGAGAACATTAACTTGTCAGCCCGCAACGTAGAAAATTTAAAGGTAATTGCAGCAAATCAGTTAAACGTTTTCGATCTACTGCACGCTGACAAAATTGTAGTTACAGCCTCAGCAATAGAAAAAATTCAGGAGGTCTACAGTGCCTAA
- the rpsQ gene encoding 30S ribosomal protein S17, whose product MAVKERVGLVVSDKMQKTVVVAVENRAPHPKYGKIVVQTRRYKAHDEDNQCKVGDRVRIQETRPLSKTKRWQVTEILNAKATT is encoded by the coding sequence ATGGCAGTCAAAGAACGAGTTGGCTTGGTAGTGAGCGATAAAATGCAAAAAACGGTAGTAGTAGCCGTAGAAAACCGCGCTCCTCACCCCAAGTACGGCAAAATTGTAGTTCAAACCCGGCGCTATAAAGCTCATGACGAGGACAATCAGTGCAAAGTGGGCGATCGCGTTCGCATTCAGGAAACTAGACCCCTGAGCAAAACCAAGCGCTGGCAAGTCACAGAAATTCTCAACGCTAAAGCTACAACTTAA
- the secY gene encoding preprotein translocase subunit SecY, whose amino-acid sequence MISRDKAPTAQETFMQMAQAAGLRGRLLVTVGILILVRLGIFLPVPGIDRTRFHDAISGNNSIFGLLDIFSGRGLSTLGVFALGILPFINASIIIQLLTAAIPSLEKLQKDEGEAGRRKISQITRYVSLGWAIIQSTTFSALFLQQFALEPGPLFVAETAIALTAGSMFVMWASELITERGIGNGASLLIFVNIVASLPKSLGDTIDLVQVGGREIVGRVIVLLLVFLATIVGIVFVQEGIRRIPIISARRQVGRRVLAEQRSYLPLRLNSGGVMPIIFAAAILSLPLLIANFTKNPDLANIVNTYLSPGGSQAWAYALVYLISIVFFSYFYSSLIVNPVDVAQNLKKMGSSIPGIRPGKATSEYIERVINRLTFLGAIFLGFVAIIPTAVESALGVPTFKGLGATSLLILVGVAIDTAKQVQTYVISQRYEGMVKQ is encoded by the coding sequence ATGATCAGTCGAGATAAAGCCCCAACGGCTCAAGAAACATTTATGCAGATGGCTCAAGCAGCTGGACTGAGAGGTAGGCTGCTTGTAACTGTCGGTATTTTAATTTTGGTTCGCCTGGGCATCTTTCTGCCTGTACCTGGTATTGATAGAACTAGGTTTCATGACGCTATATCAGGCAATAATTCCATTTTCGGCTTATTGGATATCTTTTCCGGGCGAGGACTTTCAACTTTGGGAGTTTTTGCTTTAGGTATTTTGCCCTTTATTAATGCGTCCATTATTATCCAATTACTCACGGCTGCTATCCCATCTTTAGAAAAGTTACAGAAAGACGAGGGTGAAGCTGGTCGGCGGAAAATTTCGCAGATTACCCGCTATGTGTCTTTGGGTTGGGCAATTATTCAAAGTACAACTTTTTCCGCTCTGTTCCTGCAGCAGTTTGCTCTAGAGCCAGGCCCATTATTTGTAGCCGAAACGGCGATCGCTCTTACAGCAGGTTCAATGTTTGTTATGTGGGCATCTGAGCTGATTACCGAGCGTGGGATTGGTAATGGCGCATCATTGTTGATTTTTGTCAACATTGTGGCATCTCTACCAAAATCATTGGGTGATACTATCGACTTGGTACAAGTTGGTGGTCGAGAAATAGTAGGCCGAGTAATTGTGCTATTGCTGGTCTTCCTGGCAACAATTGTTGGTATTGTGTTTGTGCAGGAAGGGATTCGTCGAATTCCAATTATTTCGGCACGTCGCCAAGTAGGACGACGAGTTTTGGCTGAGCAACGTAGCTATTTACCACTGCGACTCAATTCTGGCGGCGTAATGCCGATTATTTTTGCCGCAGCAATTTTGAGTTTGCCACTATTAATTGCTAATTTCACCAAAAATCCGGACTTGGCAAATATCGTTAACACTTATCTCAGTCCTGGTGGCTCTCAAGCTTGGGCCTATGCCTTGGTCTACTTAATTTCTATTGTTTTCTTCAGCTATTTCTATTCTTCGTTGATTGTCAACCCAGTAGATGTAGCACAGAACTTGAAGAAGATGGGTTCGAGTATTCCTGGAATTCGTCCTGGTAAAGCAACTAGTGAGTACATCGAGCGAGTCATCAATCGACTGACTTTTTTGGGTGCTATCTTTTTGGGCTTCGTAGCAATTATCCCCACAGCTGTGGAAAGTGCTTTAGGAGTACCAACTTTTAAAGGTTTAGGTGCTACATCTTTATTAATTTTAGTGGGTGTAGCTATTGACACAGCAAAGCAAGTCCAAACCTATGTGATATCTCAGCGCTATGAAGGAATGGTGAAACAATAG
- the rpmC gene encoding 50S ribosomal protein L29 has protein sequence MPLPKISEARELTDEKLAEEIVAVKRQLFQLRLQKATRQLDKPHQFKHARHRLAQLLTVEGERKRAASQQSQEQK, from the coding sequence ATGCCTCTTCCCAAGATTTCAGAAGCTAGAGAATTAACAGATGAAAAACTGGCTGAGGAAATTGTTGCTGTTAAAAGACAACTATTTCAGTTGCGTTTGCAAAAAGCGACCAGACAATTAGACAAGCCCCATCAGTTTAAACATGCCCGACATCGCCTAGCACAATTGCTAACGGTAGAAGGAGAACGGAAACGGGCAGCAAGTCAACAGTCTCAAGAACAAAAGTAG
- the rplE gene encoding 50S ribosomal protein L5, whose translation MATTRLKTLYNETIVPKLTNQFQYTNVHQVPKLVKITVNRGLGEAASNAKALDASLNEIAVITGQKPVVTRAKKAIAGFKIRQGMPVGIMVTLRGERMYAFLDRLVSLSLPRIRDFRGVSPKSFDGRGNYTLGVREQLIFPEVEYDSIDQIRGLDISIITTAKNDEEGRALLKELGMPFRDQ comes from the coding sequence ATGGCGACCACAAGACTCAAAACCTTATATAACGAGACAATCGTCCCTAAACTGACCAATCAGTTTCAATATACCAACGTTCATCAAGTACCGAAGTTGGTCAAGATTACTGTGAACCGAGGTTTGGGAGAAGCAGCATCCAACGCCAAAGCACTGGATGCGTCTCTAAATGAAATTGCAGTGATCACTGGTCAAAAACCAGTAGTAACACGGGCGAAAAAGGCGATCGCTGGCTTCAAAATTCGTCAAGGGATGCCTGTTGGGATCATGGTGACCTTAAGAGGCGAAAGGATGTATGCCTTCCTCGACAGACTTGTTAGCTTGTCTCTGCCCAGAATTAGAGACTTTCGCGGCGTTAGCCCCAAAAGCTTTGACGGACGCGGTAACTACACTCTAGGTGTGCGAGAGCAGTTAATTTTTCCAGAAGTCGAGTACGACAGCATCGATCAAATCCGTGGTTTAGATATTTCCATCATTACCACAGCGAAAAACGACGAAGAAGGTCGCGCCCTACTGAAAGAATTGGGTATGCCTTTTCGCGATCAATAA
- the rpsE gene encoding 30S ribosomal protein S5 encodes MATGRRKANRAKKEETNWQERVIQIRRVSKVVKGGKKLSFRAIVVVGNERGQVGVGVGKASDVIGAVKKGVADGKKHLIDIPITKSNSIPHPIDGVGGGAKVIMRPAAPGTGVIAGGAVRTVLELAGVRNVLAKQLGSNNPLNNARAAVNALSTLRTLSEVAEDRGVPIENLYII; translated from the coding sequence ATGGCAACTGGTCGTCGTAAAGCGAACCGCGCAAAAAAAGAAGAAACTAACTGGCAAGAGCGGGTCATTCAAATTAGACGGGTGAGCAAGGTCGTTAAAGGAGGTAAAAAACTCAGCTTCCGTGCGATCGTCGTCGTCGGTAATGAACGCGGTCAAGTAGGTGTAGGGGTAGGTAAAGCCTCAGATGTAATAGGTGCTGTGAAAAAAGGCGTAGCCGACGGCAAAAAACATCTTATTGATATCCCCATTACTAAATCTAACTCCATTCCTCATCCCATTGATGGTGTCGGTGGCGGAGCTAAAGTCATTATGCGTCCAGCAGCGCCTGGTACTGGGGTAATTGCTGGTGGTGCTGTACGGACTGTACTGGAATTAGCAGGAGTTCGTAACGTCTTAGCAAAGCAACTCGGCTCCAATAATCCGTTGAACAATGCGAGGGCTGCAGTCAATGCCTTATCCACGCTGCGTACTTTGTCTGAAGTCGCTGAAGACCGCGGTGTTCCTATTGAAAATCTCTACATCATTTAG
- the rplV gene encoding 50S ribosomal protein L22, whose amino-acid sequence MATDTTEVKAIARFIRISPYKVRRVLDQIRGRSYREALIILEFMPYRACEPVLKVLRSAAANAEHNAGLDRAQLVITQAYADQGPVLKRFQPRAQGRAYQIRKPTCHITVAVAAGATE is encoded by the coding sequence ATGGCTACTGATACAACTGAAGTCAAAGCGATCGCTCGTTTTATCCGCATTTCTCCCTATAAAGTACGTCGTGTACTCGATCAAATTCGGGGCAGATCGTACCGAGAAGCGCTAATTATCCTAGAATTCATGCCTTATAGAGCTTGTGAACCAGTTTTAAAGGTTCTCAGAAGCGCTGCCGCTAATGCCGAGCATAATGCTGGTTTAGACCGTGCCCAGTTAGTAATTACTCAGGCATACGCTGACCAAGGCCCAGTACTCAAAAGATTCCAACCCAGAGCACAGGGTCGAGCTTACCAAATTCGCAAGCCAACGTGTCATATCACTGTAGCTGTAGCCGCAGGTGCTACTGAATAA
- the rplO gene encoding 50S ribosomal protein L15, with translation MRLNDAKPQKGSKKRRKRVGRGISAGQGASAGLGMRGQKSRSGSGTRPGFEGGQQPLYRRLPKLKGFPIVNRKIYTTINVEKLASLPANTEVTLESLKAAGILTAVKGPLKILGNGELNVPLTVKAAAFTGQARSKIEAAGGSCQVPG, from the coding sequence ATGAGACTAAACGATGCTAAGCCTCAAAAAGGCTCAAAAAAACGCCGTAAGCGTGTAGGTAGAGGTATTTCAGCCGGTCAAGGTGCAAGCGCTGGTTTAGGGATGCGGGGTCAAAAATCCCGTTCTGGTAGTGGTACCAGACCAGGGTTTGAAGGTGGTCAACAGCCATTGTACCGTCGTTTACCTAAGTTGAAGGGTTTCCCGATAGTTAATCGGAAAATTTACACTACGATTAATGTAGAGAAGCTGGCTTCTCTCCCTGCCAATACAGAAGTAACTTTGGAATCCTTAAAAGCAGCAGGTATTTTAACTGCTGTTAAAGGCCCATTGAAAATTTTGGGGAACGGGGAATTGAATGTTCCGCTCACAGTCAAAGCGGCAGCTTTTACGGGTCAAGCTCGTAGCAAAATTGAGGCAGCTGGAGGAAGTTGTCAAGTTCCAGGGTGA
- the rpsC gene encoding 30S ribosomal protein S3, with product MGQKIHPVGFRLGITQEHQSRWFAVPDKYPELLQEDHKLRQYIEQKLGRLAQNNAGISEVRIERKADQIDLEVRTARPGVVVGRGGQGIESLRTGLQELLGSNRQIRINVVEVQRVDADAYLIAEYIAQQLERRVSFRRVVRQAIQRAQRAGVQGIKVQVSGRLNGAEIARTEWTREGRVPLHTLRADIDYSYCTAKTVYGILGIKVWVFKGEIIPGQEEAAPAPTSREREREPRRRQQQRRRQQFEDRSNEG from the coding sequence GTGGGACAAAAGATTCATCCAGTTGGTTTTCGGCTGGGTATTACACAAGAACACCAATCTCGCTGGTTTGCTGTTCCTGACAAATATCCAGAACTGCTCCAAGAAGACCACAAGCTCCGTCAATATATCGAACAAAAGCTAGGCAGACTCGCTCAAAATAACGCTGGCATTTCAGAAGTACGGATTGAGCGCAAAGCCGACCAAATCGACTTAGAAGTTCGTACAGCTAGACCTGGTGTAGTAGTAGGTCGTGGTGGTCAAGGTATCGAATCCTTACGTACCGGACTACAAGAACTTTTGGGTAGCAATCGCCAAATTCGCATCAACGTAGTAGAAGTACAACGAGTTGATGCTGATGCTTATTTGATTGCGGAATATATCGCTCAACAACTCGAAAGACGTGTATCTTTCCGTCGGGTAGTACGCCAAGCGATTCAACGTGCCCAACGCGCTGGTGTTCAAGGTATCAAAGTCCAAGTTAGCGGTCGGCTTAACGGTGCAGAAATTGCCCGTACAGAATGGACTCGTGAAGGTAGAGTACCTTTACATACCTTAAGAGCTGACATCGATTACTCTTACTGCACAGCTAAAACCGTTTATGGAATTCTGGGCATCAAAGTATGGGTATTTAAGGGCGAAATCATCCCCGGACAAGAAGAAGCCGCACCCGCACCCACCTCTCGTGAGCGCGAGCGCGAGCCTCGTCGCCGTCAACAACAACGCCGTCGCCAACAATTTGAAGACCGCTCAAATGAAGGGTAA
- the rplN gene encoding 50S ribosomal protein L14 gives MIQPQTYLNVADNSGARKLMCIRVLGAGNRRYGGVGDKIIAVVKDAQPNMAVKKSDVVEAVIVRTRKSINRDSGMSIRFDDNAAVIINKDGNPRGTRVFGPVARELRDKNFTKIVSLAPEVL, from the coding sequence GTGATTCAACCCCAGACTTACCTGAATGTCGCAGATAATAGTGGTGCCCGGAAGCTAATGTGCATCCGCGTGTTAGGCGCAGGCAACCGCCGTTATGGTGGCGTGGGTGATAAAATTATTGCCGTTGTCAAAGATGCTCAACCCAACATGGCTGTGAAAAAGTCGGATGTGGTAGAGGCAGTAATTGTCCGCACTCGTAAAAGTATTAATCGAGACAGCGGTATGAGCATTCGATTTGACGATAACGCCGCAGTGATCATCAACAAAGATGGTAATCCCAGAGGCACACGGGTATTTGGCCCAGTCGCACGGGAACTGCGTGATAAGAACTTCACCAAAATAGTTTCGTTGGCTCCGGAGGTGCTGTAA
- the rplB gene encoding 50S ribosomal protein L2 → MGTRSYRPYTPSTRQVTISDFAEITKSEPEKSLTKYVHRPKGRNNQGRITSRRRGGGHKQLYRIIDFKRDKRNITGTVTAIEYDPNRNARIALVLYEDGEKRYILQPNGLKVGTKIIAGPESPIEDGNALPLANIPLGTSVHNVEMTPGKGGQIVRSAGATAQVVAKEGNYVTLKLPSGEVRLIRRECYATIGQVGNTDARNLSAGKAGRNRWKGRRPKVRGSVMNPVDHPHGGGEGRAPIGRSGPVTPWGKPTLGAKTRKPKKASSKFIVRRRRKSSKRGRGGRES, encoded by the coding sequence ATGGGTACTCGTTCTTATCGCCCCTATACCCCTAGTACTCGCCAAGTTACAATCTCTGACTTTGCGGAAATTACCAAAAGTGAGCCAGAAAAATCGCTCACTAAGTACGTACACCGTCCAAAAGGACGAAATAATCAAGGACGGATTACAAGCCGTCGTCGAGGTGGCGGTCATAAACAGCTTTACCGCATCATCGATTTTAAAAGAGATAAACGCAACATTACAGGTACAGTCACAGCCATTGAGTACGATCCAAATCGCAATGCGCGGATTGCCTTAGTGTTATATGAAGATGGTGAAAAACGGTACATTCTTCAACCCAATGGGTTAAAAGTTGGCACCAAAATTATTGCTGGGCCAGAATCTCCTATTGAAGATGGCAATGCTTTACCTTTAGCGAATATTCCTTTGGGTACCAGTGTTCATAACGTAGAAATGACTCCTGGGAAAGGTGGCCAAATTGTGCGTTCTGCTGGTGCTACCGCGCAAGTTGTAGCCAAAGAAGGTAATTACGTTACTTTAAAACTGCCTTCTGGTGAAGTTCGCCTAATTCGTCGCGAGTGTTACGCCACAATTGGACAAGTCGGTAACACCGACGCGAGAAACCTAAGTGCTGGTAAAGCCGGAAGAAATCGCTGGAAGGGTCGCCGTCCTAAGGTTAGAGGTAGCGTCATGAACCCCGTTGACCACCCCCACGGTGGTGGTGAAGGTAGAGCGCCAATTGGGAGATCTGGGCCTGTTACTCCTTGGGGTAAACCTACTTTGGGTGCTAAAACCCGCAAACCCAAGAAAGCTAGCAGTAAATTCATTGTACGCCGTCGCCGTAAATCTTCTAAACGCGGTCGTGGTGGTCGTGAATCTTAA